One part of the Alistipes onderdonkii genome encodes these proteins:
- a CDS encoding DUF4133 domain-containing protein, giving the protein MAEYPINKGVGRQVEFKGLRAQYLFLFAGGLLAVFILVVVLYMGGVDQVACLVAGVGLGGALVALTFRLNRKYGAYGLMKLLAARRHPRRIVSRKSVARILNRH; this is encoded by the coding sequence ATGGCCGAATATCCGATCAATAAAGGCGTGGGCCGCCAGGTGGAGTTCAAGGGGCTGCGGGCGCAGTACCTCTTCCTCTTCGCCGGCGGCCTGCTCGCCGTTTTCATTCTCGTAGTCGTACTTTATATGGGCGGTGTCGATCAGGTGGCATGCCTTGTCGCGGGCGTGGGGCTGGGCGGTGCGCTTGTGGCGCTGACCTTCCGTCTGAACCGCAAGTACGGGGCTTACGGACTGATGAAGCTCCTCGCCGCACGGCGGCATCCGCGACGTATCGTCTCCCGAAAAAGTGTGGCAAGAATTCTAAACCGACATTAG
- the ltrA gene encoding group II intron reverse transcriptase/maturase, whose protein sequence is MNEINLSCAPADRRQWNNWTDIDWVRCEAAVQKLQGRIVKAQKEGRPGKVKALQWTLTHSFYAKALAVKRVTSNKGKNTAGVDKVLWTTPNAKMGAVADLKRRGYNPQPLRRVHIKKSNGKLRPLGIPTMKDRAMQALYLMALNPVAETTADRHSYGFRRERCTVDAIVQCHTILSKEVSPQWILEGDIKGCFDHISHQWLLDYIPMDKVMLRKWLESGFVFNRQLFPTEEGAPQGGIISPTLANMALDGLQAMLAENFKLRRTKMGYFNPMVNLVRYADDFIITCSDREILESQIKPAVSEFLQARGLTLSEEKTKITHIDEGFDFLGFNIRKYKGTLLIKPSKKNVKEFLAKIKSIVRKNQAIRQDKLIGLLNPVITGWGNYYKGCVAAKTFKNADAQIFYKLWAWALRRHRHKGKKWVYNRYFLSKKGRAWTFGTMLKNNGKPFPYTLKYLSDIDTKTKPIKIRSKANPFDPEWRPYFEMRNRMKMLSSLKGKQGFLRMWEKQNQRCPLCGEIIDADKIWTIAELSDKSGKSKIIAHDRCSRTLTRKIRAYEPVS, encoded by the coding sequence ATGAACGAGATTAATTTATCGTGTGCGCCTGCTGACCGTAGGCAGTGGAACAACTGGACCGACATTGATTGGGTCAGATGCGAAGCTGCGGTTCAGAAGCTGCAAGGACGTATTGTAAAGGCTCAGAAAGAGGGTCGTCCGGGCAAGGTAAAAGCCCTGCAATGGACATTGACCCACTCGTTTTACGCCAAAGCGTTGGCGGTCAAACGAGTTACCTCTAACAAAGGTAAGAACACGGCGGGAGTGGATAAAGTTCTCTGGACTACTCCCAACGCAAAAATGGGTGCTGTCGCCGATCTGAAAAGACGTGGCTACAACCCGCAACCGTTACGAAGGGTACATATCAAGAAGAGTAACGGCAAACTCCGTCCGTTAGGAATACCTACAATGAAAGACAGGGCCATGCAGGCATTATACCTCATGGCTCTGAACCCGGTAGCAGAAACTACCGCCGACAGACACTCTTACGGCTTCCGTAGGGAAAGGTGTACGGTCGATGCGATAGTACAATGCCATACGATACTTTCAAAAGAGGTATCTCCGCAATGGATACTCGAAGGGGACATCAAAGGTTGTTTCGACCACATCAGCCATCAATGGTTACTCGACTATATCCCTATGGATAAGGTCATGCTCCGTAAATGGCTGGAAAGTGGATTCGTATTCAACCGGCAACTGTTTCCCACCGAGGAAGGTGCGCCGCAGGGCGGTATCATATCGCCGACACTCGCGAATATGGCACTCGACGGCCTGCAAGCAATGCTTGCAGAAAATTTCAAACTGAGACGTACCAAAATGGGATATTTCAATCCTATGGTAAATCTTGTGCGATACGCAGATGATTTCATTATTACCTGTTCCGACAGGGAAATTTTGGAATCGCAAATCAAACCCGCAGTCAGCGAGTTTCTTCAAGCACGGGGGCTTACCCTATCAGAAGAAAAGACGAAGATTACTCACATTGATGAAGGATTTGACTTTCTGGGTTTCAACATCAGGAAATACAAAGGTACGCTGCTTATCAAACCGTCAAAGAAGAACGTCAAGGAGTTCCTTGCCAAAATTAAAAGTATTGTTCGTAAGAACCAAGCTATTAGGCAGGACAAACTTATCGGACTTCTAAACCCCGTCATAACCGGTTGGGGCAACTATTACAAGGGTTGCGTAGCCGCCAAAACCTTCAAGAACGCAGACGCACAAATCTTCTACAAACTGTGGGCGTGGGCATTACGCCGCCACCGCCACAAGGGTAAGAAGTGGGTTTACAACAGGTATTTTCTGTCGAAGAAAGGCCGGGCGTGGACATTCGGTACGATGCTGAAGAACAACGGGAAACCATTTCCGTACACACTGAAGTATCTATCCGATATTGATACGAAGACCAAGCCTATCAAAATCCGCAGCAAAGCCAACCCATTCGACCCGGAATGGCGACCATACTTTGAGATGCGTAACAGGATGAAAATGTTAAGCTCTCTCAAAGGCAAACAGGGCTTTCTCAGAATGTGGGAGAAACAAAATCAGCGTTGTCCGTTGTGCGGCGAGATAATCGACGCGGATAAAATCTGGACTATTGCGGAGTTATCCGACAAGTCCGGCAAATCCAAAATCATCGCCCATGACAGATGCAGTCGTACACTTACCCGTAAAATTAGAGCTTATGAGCCGGTTTCATAA
- a CDS encoding DUF3408 domain-containing protein codes for MSRKVPVRQELDEEYLRSLMAGPEPAASASDAIAPEPAEASASEPRVRRSDAEDYASRFLKNTPSEARQCVYIDRRLHRKITTLVGVAGNRRFTVGNFIDNVLEQHFERHRTEIRSLCSKGLNKIL; via the coding sequence ATGAGTAGGAAAGTACCTGTCCGGCAGGAGCTCGACGAAGAATACCTGCGCAGCCTGATGGCCGGCCCCGAACCGGCTGCCTCGGCGTCAGATGCCATAGCCCCGGAGCCGGCGGAAGCGTCTGCTTCGGAGCCGCGCGTCAGGCGTTCGGATGCGGAAGACTATGCGTCGCGGTTTCTGAAGAATACTCCTTCCGAAGCCCGGCAATGCGTCTATATCGACCGGCGGCTGCACCGCAAGATCACGACCCTCGTGGGCGTTGCGGGCAACCGGCGTTTTACAGTCGGGAACTTCATCGACAACGTATTGGAACAGCACTTCGAGCGGCACCGGACGGAAATACGGTCGCTCTGCTCCAAAGGACTCAATAAAATTCTATAA
- a CDS encoding ParA family protein, translating to MEQNPLCIAFASQKGGVGKSTLTVLAASWLHYLHGIRVAVVDCDYPQHSILKLSNRDKAVVQSSAIYGRLLVSLAENKGVKPYRILCCKPSEAMSEWRKWAAVAEERYDVVLFDLPGTVGNEGVLSTIVELDYLFIPMKADRIVLESTLNFASVLNDRLIKTGRAHLRELFLFWNLVDRRERTPLYEQYEKVLDQLGLRHLRTHIPVRSNFNKDIQETGGPVYRCTLLPPDRAFVAECGFDRLMMEICAVLKLPSHE from the coding sequence ATGGAACAGAATCCGTTGTGCATCGCTTTCGCCTCCCAGAAAGGGGGCGTCGGCAAATCGACCCTCACGGTGCTGGCAGCCTCGTGGCTGCACTACCTGCACGGCATCCGCGTCGCGGTGGTGGACTGCGACTACCCGCAGCACTCCATCCTCAAACTCTCGAACCGCGACAAGGCCGTCGTGCAGTCTTCGGCGATCTACGGCAGACTCCTCGTTTCACTCGCCGAGAACAAAGGGGTGAAACCTTATCGTATTCTCTGCTGCAAACCTTCCGAGGCGATGTCGGAATGGCGGAAATGGGCCGCCGTCGCTGAAGAACGATACGATGTCGTGCTGTTCGACCTCCCGGGAACGGTGGGCAATGAAGGCGTGCTCTCCACGATCGTCGAGTTGGACTACCTTTTCATCCCGATGAAAGCCGACCGGATCGTGCTGGAAAGCACGCTCAATTTCGCCTCTGTTCTCAACGACCGCCTGATCAAGACGGGACGGGCGCATCTTCGGGAGCTGTTCCTGTTCTGGAACTTGGTGGATCGCCGCGAGCGGACGCCGCTCTATGAGCAGTACGAGAAAGTCCTCGATCAGTTGGGGCTGCGGCATCTGCGCACGCATATTCCCGTGCGGAGCAACTTCAACAAGGATATTCAGGAAACGGGCGGCCCGGTGTACCGGTGTACGCTGCTGCCGCCCGACCGGGCTTTCGTCGCCGAGTGCGGTTTCGACCGCCTGATGATGGAGATCTGCGCCGTACTGAAACTTCCGTCCCATGAGTAG
- the traJ gene encoding conjugative transposon protein TraJ, producing MPLAVEWTNLHQILRSLYADMLPLCSDMMGIAKGLAGLGALFFIAYRVWKSLAAAEPIEVFPLLRPFVLGLCIMAFPTLVLGPLNGLLSPISNATSHLVDRQAFDLEKYQTQKDELQRQAMLRDPEKAYLISNEEFDKRLDELSWKPKDLMAIAGMYAERAGYQFGQKVREAFRTFLETLFQAASLTIDTVRTFFLIVLALLGPVAFAFSVYDGFHNTLASWLARYICIYLWLPVSDLFGAILSRIQILMLQQDIERLQDPTFIPDGSNTVYCIFMIIGIVGYFCVPTVASWIIQAGGAGSYGDKVAGAGRAVAMGAAGVAGAAVGNVGGRIKGALKKR from the coding sequence ATGCCATTAGCCGTAGAGTGGACGAACCTGCATCAGATTCTCCGCTCGTTGTACGCCGATATGTTGCCGTTGTGCAGCGATATGATGGGCATTGCCAAAGGACTCGCCGGATTGGGCGCCCTGTTTTTCATCGCATACCGGGTCTGGAAATCCCTCGCCGCCGCGGAGCCGATCGAGGTATTCCCGCTGCTGCGGCCTTTTGTGCTGGGGCTGTGCATCATGGCTTTCCCGACCCTCGTGCTGGGGCCTTTGAACGGCCTATTGTCACCCATCAGCAATGCCACATCGCATTTGGTCGATCGACAGGCGTTCGATCTGGAGAAATACCAGACACAGAAGGATGAATTGCAGCGTCAGGCGATGCTCCGCGATCCGGAGAAAGCCTATCTTATCAGTAATGAAGAGTTCGACAAACGGCTTGACGAATTGAGCTGGAAGCCTAAAGACCTCATGGCGATTGCCGGGATGTATGCCGAGCGAGCCGGGTATCAATTCGGTCAGAAAGTCCGTGAGGCATTCCGAACGTTTCTGGAAACGCTCTTCCAGGCGGCATCGCTGACCATCGACACCGTGCGGACGTTTTTCCTGATCGTTCTGGCGTTACTGGGGCCCGTGGCCTTCGCCTTCTCCGTGTACGACGGCTTTCACAATACGCTGGCGTCTTGGCTGGCACGCTATATCTGCATCTATTTGTGGCTGCCCGTCAGCGACCTGTTCGGTGCGATCCTTTCGCGCATCCAGATTCTGATGCTCCAGCAGGACATCGAACGACTGCAAGACCCGACGTTCATACCCGACGGAAGCAATACGGTCTATTGCATTTTTATGATTATCGGAATCGTCGGATATTTCTGCGTGCCGACCGTTGCGTCGTGGATCATTCAGGCCGGAGGCGCCGGAAGTTACGGCGATAAAGTCGCAGGCGCAGGACGTGCCGTGGCGATGGGCGCTGCCGGAGTCGCCGGAGCGGCGGTCGGAAATGTCGGAGGCCGTATAAAAGGGGCTTTGAAGAAACGATAA
- the mobB gene encoding conjugal transfer protein MobB, producing MVPKVNSGANVYGVLQYNRIKVEAGDGRILYMQGIPERSDGRFSIEECAEAFGYYTALNPRVRKPVVHFSLNPSPEDRLSEAQLTRLAAEFMERMGYGRQPYVVFLHEDIARRHMHIVSVRVDEQGQKIDHNNELRRAMAVCRELEYEYGLHVPEDGGVQTEPEELRRVDYRRSDLKHQLRNVVMTLKQQYGFQSLAEFNTLLERYGVAAEEIRGDVQGRPYRGLVYHVLDDDGQRTGAAVKASRLGDFFGWKALEEKFDASKQRLRQHPETLDRTRREIDRARSGGRDREAFTAELRENGIDAVFRENDAGRIYGVTFIDRTTHQVFNGSRLGKEYAANAFEAWFNGREQESSTPIQEELRPLPPLEPPLPGLSSVEEFEEYIETHYVSIPDVIGELMEYTPEKEWETAPEYRLFPRRKKRRRKIRKRI from the coding sequence ATGGTGCCGAAAGTAAACTCCGGGGCCAACGTCTACGGCGTACTTCAGTATAACCGCATTAAGGTCGAAGCCGGCGATGGCCGGATATTATACATGCAGGGAATACCCGAACGCAGCGACGGCAGATTCAGTATCGAGGAGTGTGCGGAAGCCTTCGGGTACTACACGGCGCTCAATCCCCGTGTCCGAAAACCGGTCGTGCATTTCTCGCTCAACCCCTCGCCCGAAGACCGGCTTTCGGAAGCGCAGCTCACGCGACTTGCCGCCGAGTTCATGGAACGCATGGGATACGGTCGCCAGCCCTATGTCGTCTTTCTGCACGAAGACATCGCACGGCGACACATGCACATCGTCTCGGTGAGGGTGGACGAGCAGGGCCAGAAGATCGACCACAACAACGAACTGCGGCGCGCCATGGCGGTTTGCAGAGAGTTGGAATACGAGTACGGTCTGCATGTGCCCGAAGACGGCGGCGTGCAAACAGAACCGGAAGAATTGCGCCGGGTCGATTACCGTCGGAGCGATTTGAAGCATCAGCTGCGTAACGTCGTGATGACGCTCAAGCAGCAGTACGGATTCCAGTCCCTCGCGGAGTTCAACACGCTGCTCGAACGCTATGGCGTCGCAGCCGAAGAGATCCGAGGCGACGTGCAAGGCAGACCGTATCGGGGGCTCGTTTACCACGTGCTCGATGACGACGGGCAGCGCACGGGAGCGGCGGTCAAAGCGTCCCGGCTGGGCGATTTTTTCGGATGGAAGGCGCTGGAAGAAAAATTCGACGCCTCGAAACAACGGCTTCGGCAACATCCCGAAACGCTCGACCGCACACGCCGCGAGATCGACCGTGCCCGGAGCGGAGGCCGTGACCGCGAAGCGTTCACGGCCGAACTTCGGGAGAACGGTATCGACGCTGTTTTCCGGGAGAACGACGCCGGGCGGATTTACGGCGTCACCTTCATCGACCGCACGACACATCAGGTGTTCAACGGCTCTCGGCTCGGAAAGGAGTATGCGGCCAACGCTTTCGAGGCGTGGTTCAACGGTCGGGAGCAAGAGTCGTCCACACCCATACAGGAAGAGTTACGGCCGTTGCCGCCCCTCGAACCGCCCCTGCCGGGACTATCTTCGGTCGAAGAGTTCGAGGAGTACATTGAGACCCATTACGTTTCGATACCCGACGTAATAGGCGAACTCATGGAATATACGCCCGAAAAGGAGTGGGAAACAGCTCCCGAATACCGGCTCTTCCCCCGCAGGAAGAAGCGGCGGCGGAAAATCCGGAAAAGAATTTAA
- the traK gene encoding conjugative transposon protein TraK → MEFKTLKNIESSFRHLRLFSMLFLGACTLISVAAVWTSYRFAEAQRQKIYVLDQGKSLILALSQDMAQNRPVEAREHVRRFHELFFTLSPDREAIEGNVRRALYLADGSAIAYYQSLAEKGYFNRIIASNVSQNVVVDSIRCDFDCYPYAVETFARQKIVRESNVTERTLVTTCRLRNAVRSDNNPQGFLIEDLRILENKDLGSYER, encoded by the coding sequence ATGGAATTCAAAACATTGAAGAATATAGAATCGTCCTTTCGCCACCTGCGGCTCTTCAGCATGCTCTTTCTGGGAGCCTGCACGCTGATCTCGGTGGCGGCAGTGTGGACATCCTACCGCTTCGCGGAAGCCCAGCGGCAGAAGATCTACGTACTGGATCAGGGCAAGTCGCTGATATTGGCCCTGTCGCAGGATATGGCCCAGAACCGTCCCGTCGAAGCCCGCGAACACGTGCGGCGCTTCCACGAGCTCTTCTTCACCCTCTCTCCCGACCGCGAGGCCATCGAAGGCAATGTCCGCAGGGCGCTGTACCTTGCGGACGGAAGCGCCATCGCCTATTACCAGAGCCTCGCAGAGAAGGGATATTTCAACCGCATCATCGCCTCGAACGTATCGCAGAATGTCGTCGTGGACAGCATCCGATGCGATTTCGACTGCTATCCTTATGCCGTGGAGACCTTCGCACGGCAGAAGATCGTCCGTGAAAGCAATGTCACGGAACGGACGCTCGTCACGACATGCCGTCTGCGGAATGCCGTACGCTCGGACAACAACCCGCAGGGATTCCTGATCGAAGACCTGCGCATTCTCGAAAATAAAGACCTCGGAAGTTATGAGCGCTAA
- a CDS encoding DUF4134 domain-containing protein, with protein MQHAAAQQGNGMAGIQEATQMVTSYFDPATKLIYAIGAVIGLIGGVRVYQKFSSGDPDTSKTAASWFGACIFLIVAATILRSFFL; from the coding sequence GTGCAGCACGCCGCAGCGCAGCAAGGCAACGGCATGGCCGGCATTCAGGAGGCTACGCAGATGGTCACGTCGTATTTCGACCCGGCGACCAAGCTGATCTACGCCATCGGCGCCGTCATCGGCCTGATCGGCGGAGTGCGGGTCTATCAGAAGTTCAGTTCGGGCGATCCGGATACGTCTAAAACCGCTGCGAGCTGGTTCGGAGCCTGTATCTTCCTGATCGTCGCCGCCACGATTCTGCGTTCGTTTTTCCTTTAG
- a CDS encoding DUF4141 domain-containing protein, translated as MGRRIGFGLLAAMLLAGHPLRAQWVVSDPSNLAQGIVNSTRQVVEASRNGSTLLQSFQQTVKIYEQSKKYYDALRSVHNLVKSARRAQQTMLLVGDISDIYISNFRSMLDDTNYSAEELTAMAAGYTKLLSASADLLNDLKQIITPSGLSMTDKERLDIIDRIYYEMLEYRNLTEYYTRKNISVSFLRSRQRGDSERVRALYGGHNDRYW; from the coding sequence ATGGGACGGCGAATAGGCTTCGGCCTGCTGGCAGCGATGCTGCTGGCAGGTCATCCGCTTCGGGCGCAGTGGGTCGTGAGCGACCCCTCGAATCTGGCGCAGGGTATCGTGAATTCCACCAGGCAGGTCGTCGAAGCGTCCCGGAACGGAAGTACGCTGCTTCAGAGTTTTCAGCAGACGGTAAAGATTTACGAGCAGTCGAAGAAATATTACGATGCGCTGCGGTCGGTGCATAACCTCGTCAAAAGCGCCCGTCGCGCGCAGCAGACGATGCTGCTCGTGGGCGACATCTCCGACATATACATCTCGAACTTCCGGTCGATGCTCGACGATACGAACTATTCGGCCGAGGAACTCACGGCAATGGCCGCAGGCTATACGAAGCTGCTGTCGGCGAGTGCCGACCTGCTGAACGACCTGAAGCAGATCATCACTCCGTCGGGGCTTTCGATGACCGACAAGGAGCGGCTGGATATTATCGACAGGATCTATTACGAGATGCTCGAATACCGCAATCTTACGGAATACTATACGCGCAAGAATATCTCCGTGTCGTTCCTGCGCAGCCGTCAGCGCGGGGATTCGGAGCGTGTGCGGGCCTTGTACGGCGGCCATAACGACAGATATTGGTAA
- a CDS encoding reverse transcriptase domain-containing protein — protein MRSPEGVLNSLNEHSKDSSYKFERLYRILFNEELFYVAYQKIASNGGSTTKGSDGRSIDEMSLARIETLIASLKDESYQPHPSRRVHIPKKNGKTRPLGIPAFEDKLVQEVVRMILEAIYEGHFETTSHGFRPKRSCHTALLHIQKTFSGAKWFIEGDIKGFFDNIDHDVLVGILRERISDDRFIRLIRKFLKAGYVEDWTFHNTYSGMPQGGIVSPILANIYLDKLDKYVKEYIRHFDMGTKRRPGKESNDLANERKRTVRKLKKVKDGTEKAALVARLKAIEQERAAFPSGDEMDGSYRRLKYIRYADDFILGVIGSKEDALRIKEDIKSFLSESLALELSEEKTLITHTGKSAKFLGYEITVTRNNHQRRDVQGRLRRTYGKRVRLNVSMATLRDKLLEYGAMEIKLRNGKEIWKPKCRSGLIFNDDLEILDRYNRETVGFCNYYLIANNCVVLHNFRYIMEYSMYKTFAGKYRSTVRKINKKYRLNKLFTVKYEQKGVIKSRTFYKTSFKRRTTAFNGSCDIEPYSIADVSRTNLTDRLKAEKCELCGATGKLIMHHVRNLKDLKGKESWKRLMSARKRKTIALCPSCHRLRHLGKV, from the coding sequence ATGAGAAGTCCGGAAGGAGTATTAAACAGTCTGAACGAACACAGTAAGGATTCGAGCTACAAGTTCGAACGCCTTTACCGGATTCTGTTCAACGAAGAGTTGTTCTATGTTGCCTACCAAAAGATCGCATCGAACGGAGGCAGTACGACCAAAGGCTCCGACGGTCGCAGTATCGACGAGATGAGCCTTGCCCGGATCGAAACGCTGATAGCCTCGTTGAAAGACGAAAGTTATCAGCCTCACCCGTCGCGGAGGGTGCATATCCCGAAGAAAAACGGGAAAACGCGCCCTCTGGGAATACCGGCTTTTGAAGACAAGCTGGTGCAGGAGGTAGTCCGCATGATTCTGGAAGCCATTTACGAGGGACATTTTGAGACCACCTCGCACGGTTTCCGACCTAAACGGAGCTGTCACACTGCATTACTTCATATTCAAAAGACGTTCAGCGGGGCGAAATGGTTTATCGAGGGCGACATCAAAGGGTTCTTCGACAACATTGACCATGATGTACTTGTCGGAATCCTGCGGGAGCGCATTTCAGATGACCGTTTTATCCGTCTGATACGGAAATTCCTGAAAGCGGGATACGTCGAGGATTGGACGTTTCACAACACTTACAGCGGAATGCCGCAGGGAGGTATCGTCAGCCCGATTCTGGCGAATATATACCTCGATAAATTAGACAAGTACGTGAAAGAGTATATCCGACATTTCGACATGGGAACCAAACGCAGGCCGGGCAAAGAGAGCAACGATTTGGCCAATGAACGAAAACGGACTGTGCGGAAACTGAAAAAGGTAAAAGACGGGACTGAGAAGGCGGCTTTGGTCGCAAGACTCAAAGCCATCGAACAGGAACGTGCAGCATTTCCAAGCGGAGATGAAATGGACGGAAGTTACCGCAGGCTCAAATACATCCGTTACGCCGACGATTTTATTCTGGGTGTAATCGGCAGCAAAGAGGATGCACTGCGGATAAAGGAGGATATTAAATCATTCCTATCCGAAAGCCTCGCCCTCGAACTGTCCGAAGAAAAGACGCTGATAACCCATACGGGTAAATCGGCGAAATTTCTCGGATATGAGATTACGGTAACACGGAACAATCATCAACGACGGGATGTGCAAGGACGTCTGCGACGCACCTACGGCAAGCGTGTCCGGCTGAATGTCAGCATGGCAACGCTGCGGGACAAACTTCTGGAATACGGAGCTATGGAAATCAAGCTCCGCAACGGGAAAGAGATTTGGAAACCCAAATGCCGTTCAGGATTGATATTCAACGACGATCTTGAAATCCTCGACCGATACAATCGGGAAACAGTGGGATTTTGCAACTATTACCTGATCGCCAACAACTGCGTCGTACTGCACAACTTCAGATATATCATGGAGTACAGCATGTATAAAACATTTGCGGGCAAATATAGGAGCACGGTACGAAAAATCAACAAAAAGTACCGTCTCAACAAACTGTTCACCGTAAAGTACGAGCAGAAAGGGGTAATCAAGTCCCGAACCTTTTACAAGACAAGTTTCAAACGCCGGACAACGGCGTTCAACGGAAGCTGCGACATCGAACCGTACTCTATTGCAGACGTGAGCCGAACCAATTTGACGGACAGGCTCAAAGCGGAAAAATGCGAATTGTGTGGGGCAACGGGCAAGCTGATTATGCACCATGTCCGCAACCTCAAAGACCTGAAAGGGAAAGAGAGTTGGAAACGGCTCATGTCAGCCCGAAAACGCAAGACCATTGCGTTGTGTCCGAGTTGCCACAGGCTGCGGCATCTGGGAAAAGTTTAG